One bacterium DNA segment encodes these proteins:
- a CDS encoding Wzz/FepE/Etk N-terminal domain-containing protein has protein sequence MTGDPGSGAFIDDGQGDVIALPGFATDPAGILRRRWKWMLAVIVLGLAGCAAFVYTQEPSFTSRATVMVSSQRISEQFVTSTVETDQLEKVSAIVGELLSRNKLAALIEKFGIYEPDEENGEEELTLAEKVALLRSKIRIAPDYSNAPVIGANSTSTVFEVVFTGSDPQTAAAVANELAMGFTDIHLRLRSRQARLTTEFLRRELERVEVELLRQERAITEFKQAHRGELPSELATALGRLDRMQSERQSLALQVAEAESRLVSLRESGNDVAPDSPEALLRTLKNREKEQLALYTPDHPNLVSLRNQIASVEAQIAERSEAADDEVEDVSLPAAAARLTITELRRQLSETIAEIEELDRRVALVPVREEELTGMEQRAQILREDHQEFLRKVNQAKLAQAVESAQQGERATILDSAVPPNEPDTKVILYVIVLIVATFGGSVAIAILLELVDSVIVSASEIEASYRVPVVGSISRLG, from the coding sequence ATGACGGGCGATCCCGGAAGCGGAGCCTTCATCGACGACGGCCAGGGCGACGTCATCGCGCTGCCGGGATTCGCGACGGATCCCGCCGGCATCCTGCGGCGACGCTGGAAGTGGATGCTCGCGGTGATCGTGCTCGGCCTCGCCGGCTGCGCGGCGTTCGTCTACACCCAGGAGCCGTCGTTCACCTCCCGCGCCACCGTGATGGTCTCGAGCCAGCGGATCTCGGAGCAGTTCGTCACTTCCACGGTCGAGACCGACCAGCTGGAGAAGGTGAGTGCGATCGTCGGCGAGCTTCTGTCTCGCAACAAGCTGGCCGCGCTGATCGAGAAGTTCGGGATCTACGAACCCGACGAGGAGAACGGGGAAGAGGAGCTCACCCTCGCCGAGAAGGTCGCTCTGCTCCGCTCGAAGATCCGCATCGCGCCGGACTACTCGAACGCTCCGGTCATCGGAGCGAACAGCACGTCCACCGTATTCGAAGTCGTGTTCACGGGGTCGGATCCGCAGACCGCGGCGGCCGTCGCGAACGAGCTCGCCATGGGCTTCACGGACATCCACCTGCGTCTCCGCAGCCGCCAGGCGAGACTCACGACCGAGTTCCTGCGGCGCGAGCTCGAGCGCGTGGAAGTCGAGCTCTTGCGCCAGGAGCGAGCGATCACCGAGTTCAAGCAGGCCCACCGCGGCGAGCTCCCGAGCGAGCTCGCGACGGCCCTCGGACGGCTCGACCGAATGCAGAGCGAACGACAATCGCTCGCGCTGCAGGTCGCCGAGGCCGAGAGTCGACTGGTGAGCCTGCGCGAGAGCGGGAACGACGTCGCACCGGATTCGCCGGAAGCCCTGCTGCGAACGCTGAAGAACCGGGAGAAGGAGCAGCTGGCGCTCTACACCCCGGATCATCCGAATCTCGTGTCGCTTCGGAACCAGATCGCGTCCGTCGAGGCGCAGATCGCGGAGCGGTCCGAGGCCGCGGACGACGAAGTCGAGGACGTTTCGCTTCCGGCCGCGGCCGCGCGGCTGACGATCACCGAGCTCCGCCGACAGCTGTCGGAGACGATCGCCGAGATCGAGGAGCTCGATCGTCGCGTGGCCCTCGTCCCGGTGCGCGAGGAAGAGCTCACCGGCATGGAGCAGCGCGCGCAGATCCTGCGCGAGGACCACCAGGAGTTCCTGCGCAAGGTGAATCAGGCGAAGCTGGCGCAGGCCGTCGAGTCCGCCCAGCAGGGCGAACGCGCGACGATCCTCGACTCGGCCGTGCCGCCGAACGAGCCGGACACCAAGGTCATCCTCTACGTGATCGTGCTGATCGTCGCGACCTTCGGTGGCTCGGTCGCCATCGCGATCCTTCTCGAGCTCGTCGACTCGGTCATCGTCTCGGCGAGCGAGATCGAGGCGTCGTATCGGGTGCCGGTGGTCGGCTCGATCTCGCGGCTCGGATAG